The genomic stretch AAATTTGCAGAACATTTAGATGGAAACAGTCACTGTCATCTTGATGATGACATGCACAGGATCCGCTGTTGAGCCAGTTTAAagcatataataataatgataataaacagattttatttatataacaccaTTCATACACAAAATGTGCATTACATTGAACAACATGAAATGGACACAATTCCGGTAATAAGTAAAAATTATTTAAGTAAAAATGAAAGAACAATATTAAGTGTACAATAAAACAATATTATAGAAGTAGATATAAATAGATAGTGGTGACACAAAGTAAAACAGGTGCTAATTAATTAAATTCAAATTTTAAATAAGCTTTAAGCATTTGTTTAAAATTTCCCACTGTTACTACTAAAGCACTATTGTAGGATGAATTAAAAGAACTCGTTTTTAGCCAAAGGTCACTAGGTTTACAGCATGGCCAGGAAACCTACCCATTCTGATAAATCAGGACATCGGTGTTGTAAAAGACCAGGTAATCCTGGTTGACATGATACGTGGAAGTACATGATAGTTAAGTTTTTGACATTTTGACACAAATTCTTGTGTTGGCACATTGCAGGCTATCAGAGATGACAAATGAAACCTTTATGAGTTCCTGTTCCTTTTTTATGGTACCAAAACATCCATTTCAAACTACCATGACAACTGTAAACTGCCATATGTGACACAATGAAAAATGCCATCCACAGAGAAAGATGGCTGTTTTGGCCTTGACAGAGTCATCACTTCCTTTGGTTGCTGCATGTGCTTATTATAACCATGTCTTCCTGAGTCATCATTCCACCGAAGTGAcaaaaaatgttgtttttttgtcaCATCATATATCCCGCAGGTTTACTTGCTATCAAGCATGTGTTTTGCCTCCTTAACCCATCCGTAAGTTGGGAGAGGCCACACGTCATGTACGGGCAACTTTTGGACTGGCTTCGATACCTAGTGGCCTGGCAACCTGTGATCATTGGATTTGTGCAAGGTATCAACTACATCCTTGGTCTGGAGTGACCTGCGACCCTGGCAGAGATGAACACACATACGCTATACGGAGAAGACGTTGCACTGGCTCAAAAGACTGGGGGGCCTAAAAATGGACTGAAACATGGATTTAAAATGTGTCTATACCTGTACCTTTTGTATATATTTATAGGCACAAAACTTGTGATCTGAATTTGGATGTCTCTTTTAACCAGTTATGTTTCTGCTTCACACAACATTACACCTTAATAATTATTTTATGTACCAGATGGCCCCGTAATGCGGTTCTCCGTTTTAATAGAGGTGCTTTTTCCCTATTTATGTCTAAAGTATTTCTTTTAATGTGTTGGGTTCACAGTAATGAATAGTTAAGGGACACTATCAGGGTTACTTCCTTTCTCAGTGCAGTCACTCCCCATGCCTCCAAAATACATCTACGTCACACTCCAGAAACTTGAATTTAAGTTGTtgggatttgttttgttttgtccatTGTGACACTCGCATGCATCACTCCTCCATCAAATACTTGTTGGTCATGTTTAAGTGTTTCCAGAATGTTTGATTTTAGACATTGGTAAAAATTCCCTGTGGTGCAGGAGTGACCAGTGTGTCTTTCCATCTCCGTACGTGCAGCGAGTGAGTCAGTTGAGGCTCCGTCAGCCTGAACTGCATGTAGCTCCGCCTTTTCAACGTTCAAGCCATTTCTTTCATGAATACAAGGTCAGAAAACGTGCTGTGCAACACCACCGTTGAGAACAGCTGCTATTAAATACACATGCATACTGAATATTCCTCAGGAtttttttaaaatgaaaatgTAATTGTATTGTTGTTAACAAGGCCATATTCTtagaattcaatttttttttctttaatgtaGATATTTATGGCTGTTTTGTGAACACGTTAAGATTTGATTTTTTAAAAGCTCGTTTTCCAGTTTTTGAACAACTTCTTCCACAGTTAATGCATCAAAACTGTCCCTGTCTTTAAGAAACTATAAATTTGACTGGCCAAGTTAACAATACTGAACTGAATTGCCATACAATGCCACATTTCACCGGGTTTGTCATTTCAATTACTAGGTACAGCGGTGCCATCTGTTAAATGGGCTCCTGTATCGCCGCTTTGTGTTTTTCTTTCAGATTTGTTAGTGAGGCATCCTTTTGGCATATTCGTGGTTAAAATGAGGAATGTGTTCTTTTACTGAAATGTTTGCAAACAAAGCTATGAAAAGGTTAGAAAGAGTACCTAAGTGGCAGCCGTAAGGGAAGTACAATACAGTGTTACCGACTTGTCAGCTGGCTGAAACAGTGTCAGTGTGTGGTGGGAGAGTGCTAGTcttttttctgtgtgtgcatcATGTGGTGTCTTCCATCCATCATCTCTTATTAGCGCACGTCCCAGTCCAGAGTTGCTGGAAGATAAGTGTTTAATGGTTTTTCTTGGAAGTACTGATCTCCGTACAACACATACTTGTCGATTCTCTGAAGGGGAGATAGTCCCTTTGGAGGAGTGACCCACAGTTGAGCCCCTCTGTCTCATTAACTCTGTTAGGGCTCAGTAAATGACTGTATGCAAGATGGGGAGCATTATCTGATCATTTCTTTGTCAATTCTTTTGACATGTTTGGTTTTCAAGAATGTCctttaataaatgtcacatgaacTAGATTGCCGGCGTACGTGTTTTATCTATCATCCAGCACCCATATctaagtggagcgtgtttccaggtACAGCTTATTGCAGTGTTGGTATGAAATGATCAACACAATTACTCAGCATGTATGGCATATGTGTTACTGTTATGCATGAGTAAACAAAGATCCgataaacaaacaaagcaagccGATATGGAATTTCCCTTTGTGCATGTATGAGGAATATTGAGTGGGCATGGGGAAGTGaactgtctgtgtgtatgcacgtgtgtgtgtgtatatatgtagtgAATCTGCAATTACTAGAGCTAGTAGTGAAAAGCAGCTGTTCAAGGAGCCAGCATGAAGGTTGTTGGTGTGTTAGCAGGTAATATTCATTCTACAGTCATCTCCATTTGCTCATGGCATTGCCTAAATATGCGTTCCATTCCTAACAGCCTTGGGAACTCTCTGCTCCATGCTGCCAGATGTTTCTGcaggtgtgttttgtgtgtgagaACAGCAATTCCTATTTTATGGATCATAAATGTctttactgatttttttttacatttctcaaGATGAATCTCCTAAAATCGTTGGGCCAGACCATATTCAGCTGAAAGTTTGTCCAGGTAGTATTGGGTTTTGTGGTCTACGTAGGAATAACAATGACTGCTGTAGGCAATGTGGTCCTATATTATCTTATGCTTTTGGGTTTCTAGTAAGTGTCTCTTGGTGATGGTTGACAGGCATCTGACACTCTAGCTTTTGAATATGCATTATTTAGTCATTACAAAATGTAATACACTTATAACAAAGTAAAATTATGATCATGCATTCTACATGAGTGATTGCCCAATGGTGACGTTGGTCTGAGTCCATCCTGTGTGTCTTTCCAACAGGGAAACAGTTAGTTCTTGACTGCAAGGCATATCCAAATTGTGAAGATGATCTAACCCTTATCTATTGGTTGGTCAATGGCTCCTTCCTTGAAATAGAATTTGACGATGGAAGAATGACAGAAACAGAGGAGTAAGTTTTGATGTGTATAGATGTCATTACGAAAAATACATGTCAGAGATAAGATATACAACTGATAAGCCACTGCCTTAGCATGTGTTCTTTGTCATTAATTTTTGCTGTGACACATTGCTGGTTATGTAAGTAAATAATTGAGCACTGACGTGGAAATCCTTCTAAATCTGCTTGTTTCAGATCAACATCTGAGGGTGGCGCCATACTGCAGAGGAGTTTGATGGTGAAGAACGTCACATCAGAAGACTTCAATTCCACCTTCACCTGTGTGGTGACAAATCCCGCTGGGATCGCGCAAAAGTACATCACTCTAGAAAGCAAGAATAACCAGTGATCCTGATACAGCCCGCATTACTGAAATGTTAGAGCGctgacaaagttttatatatacatatattttatttttttgagaacTTGCACAATGCATCCTAGAAATACATTGAATTACAGATTGTCTTCAAAGTATCTTTGTTCCGTGCCAATTGTGAGAGCAGCAACAAGAGTTGTGTGGGTGAAATATAGGGTCCAGTTAACACAATCTAGCTAAATATATGAAGTGTCACTGGATTttcaatatatatttttaaattatttagggttagggtcagagctggtagattatgtctttgttgtaataaTGCTtcctggcaataaatcttataccgttggaaagcctgtttatttcccttttaaatggtgccacatttgtaaggaacatgcatttgtgggatgagcagcagagctgagtatgtgggttgcacccatgaaaaaattgccaaatcttctctgccaatgccaaacagcttattttgctgccgttattgactcttgttttgagcttctggtaccgacaatcaggtgcctgatataagatttattgccaagaagcattgttacaacaaagaaataatctaccaaacacaaatttcatatatatataaagatagatgtaggaaaaaaaaaactttaattcatagcagtacgagcctgtttcgtgcatcgcacactcatcagctgccaagttggctataccacaaagaaaaaaaccagCAAATAAATGCTATGTTGCCTTGCACCACGCCCCTATTTGCGgttcacagcaaccaatgggagggtaGGAAACGTTTGAAAAGTAACATCAGGCACATTGCAACCAATGAGGGAGGAGCTGGGCTCAATTTGAAAAAGTAAGGGCTTAAAGGGCCGGGCACTATTGGAATGGGGTAATTTACATATGGGGTACTTTAccaatggggtactttacgtaTGTCATCTAGTGGAGTGGGTCCGGAGCACAACCGAAAGAGAAGGcaggcaaaacataaaaataccACATCCAATAATGGTCATCACATGTATCTCAtccaatgggagggggggggggtggaataataaagacaatggcttatttgtaGTCTTAAAGTAGATATTTTTTTCTCTGTCTACAGCTGGTgaccaattcatttctactgttcaaggtagacatatcaggcttgcaaataattaAATATTTCTCTGCTGagcataggttacatcttttgctgttagttgaatatgcattgctcttagtAAGGTTTTTCCATGAGTTAGAGTaactaatgttcttgtccaccaatgaccaaatttaGCGGCCTAAGGCTGTTGCATTTCTTgaatgctcattcctgaagctactgaAGCTACTGATATGGGCGTTAAACTTAATTTttaagggccctctgttagtccaatctaagtgtccactttgcagttgtcttctgttgtcactgatgcctggtaaatgactccctctgtctggcattttccttcaaggggGCATGATGCCTTAGCATGGCAGTTATAGATAGTGGTATTTGGCTGTGTTGGGGGcgtctgtgccttggtcatgatgcttgtgttgtgggatgatataacttgctgaacatttggcatgcagctgtagctaattttgacagtgttcctgttgaatatttttcttagCTGATCTgcggtaaagcactcatccaaaagttttAAAAATAGTTTTCCATGATTGCTTACGGCAATAAACTGGACTTTACTGTCTCATAAGAAATTTACTTCAATCACTGGATtaatttgctccttatttgttgagctcttttcctacagttgagtatttcttttaacaagtgttttatatatatatatatatatagtatacacacacacacacacacacacacacacacacacacacacacacacatactatactgtgcatccggaaagtattcagaccccttcactttccccacattttgttatgttacagccttattccaaaatggattaaattccttttttttctcatcaatctacatacaatacctcataatgacaaagcaaaaaaggttttatggaaatttttgcaaatttattaaaaataaaaaactgaaatattgcatgtacataagtattcacaccctttactcagtatttggttgaggcacccttggcagcgattacagcctcaaatcttcttgggtattaagctacaagcttggcacacccatatttggggtatttctcccattcttctctgcagatcctctcgagctctgtaaggttagatggggagcgtcgctgcacaactattttcaggtctttccagagatgttcaatggggttcaagtctgggctctggctgggtcactcaaggacattcacagacttgtcccgaagccactccttcgttgtcttggctgtgtgcttagggtcgttgtcgtgttgaaaggtaaaccttcgccccagtctgaggtcctgagcgctctggagcaggttttcatcaaggatctctctgtactttgctccattcatctttctctcgatcctgactagtctcccagttcctgccgctgaaaaccaTCCccgcagcatgatgctgccaccatgcttcactgtagggatggtattaacaaggtgatgagaggtgcctggtttcttccagacgtgacgtttggcattcaggccagagttcaatcttggtttcatcagaccagagaatcttgtttctcatggtctgagagtcctttaggtgctttctggcaaactccaagcgggctgtcatgtgtgttttactgagcagaggcttccgtctggccactctaccataaaggcctgattggtggagtgctgcagagatggttgtccttctggaaggttctcccatctccacagaggaacgctggagctctgtcagagtgaccatcgggttcttggtcacctccaaggcccttctcccccgattgctcagtttggctgggcggccagctctaggaagagtcctggtggatccaaacttcctccATTTACGAATGTTGGATAccgctgtgctcttcgggaccttcaaagctgtagacattttttttgtacccttccccagatctgtgcctcgatataatcctgtctcggaggtccacagacaattcctttgacttcatggcttggtttctgctctgacatgcactgtcaacccttatatagacaggtgtgtgcctttccaaatcatgtccaatcaattgaatttactatgagtggactccaatcaagatgtagaaacatctcaaggatgatcagtggaaacaggatgaacctgagctcaactttgaatgtcatagcaaagggtgtgaatacttatgtgcatgcaatatttcagttttttatttttaataaatttgcaaaaatttatacaaaacctttttcactttgtcattatggggtattgtgtgtagattgatgagaaaaaaaaggaatttaatccattttggaataaggctgtaacataacaaaatgtggggaaagtgaaggggtgtgaatactttctggatgcactgtatatatatatttaaccgagccaccgaggatgcacaagccagtgcattcttagtgccggtcccaagcccggataaatggggagggttgtgttaggaaggacatccggcgtaaaatctttgccaaatcaaatatctcatcccatctcaccatcagccgcttcttcggggttgggtcgcagtggcagcaagctaagtagggcactccagacgtccctctcccaagcaatgccctccaggtcctcctggggtatcccaaggtgatcccaggccagattggacatgtagttcctccagcaagttctgggtctaccccagggtctcctcccagttggacgtgaaaatgtccaaaggaaggtgcccaggaggcatcctaatcagatgcccgaaccacctcaactggctcctttcgacgcaaagaagcagtggctctactcagcTCTctttggatgtccgagctcctcaccttatctctgaggctgagcccagacaccctacggaggaaactcatttcagccgcttatatccgcgatctcacccttttggttgctacccgaagctcatgaccataggttagggttggaatgaagattgactggtaaattgagagctttgccttccagctcagctccctgttCACCACAACGTTCCGGTACAACTTCCGCATTActtctgatgctgcaccaatccgcctttcaatctcccgctccatccatccttccttcacttgtgaacaagaccccgagatacttgaactctctcacttgaggcaacaactcatcctcaacccagagggagcaatccaccattttccagaaccatggcctcagacttggaggtgttgcctctcatcccggccatttcacactcagctgcaaaccaccccagtgcgcgctgcaggtcgcgttctgatgaagtcaacaaaaccacattatctgcaaagagcagagatgcaattctgaggttcccaaaacggacacaccagTAGCGTAGCCAGAAATTAGTTGTTGGGTGTGCCAACTTGAAACTAGGCGCTAATTCATGCATGTACGTGCGCGAAACACATGTGTACGTAGATAAAAAGGGATGAGTCCCAGATGAAAATGTAATACTTCAACTGCAGTTTTAACcagaaatcagaaacaatttgtcatctcagtcatgtttcatacacaaaagagacgaaatgtcgtttcttccagcccacagcagtgcaacacaaaagacaaaaaaacccataaccaaaagaaaacgacaccaccaaaaacatacaaaaacggagagaacaaagaaagacacacacacacacacacacacacacacacacacacacacacacacactaagtcaacaacacagtccattcagtaaatttgcaacaccgtccaaaaatgtcactgtccagagaacgaacaccagccaggaagactgtcggaaccgccggtctgcgtgggctaggagttagcctagcctgccccacttccacgtttcctcttcgggctctGCTCCAGGCAGGGACTGTAGTCCCTGGGTCCAccagacgcggcagaccaggctccctctgctgatccaacaccagctctcccagccagacacctcccccatactccacacaatgacacaaacgcagatgcagacaaaaacactgcacagttgacgccaGGCGAAGCCgccgtcagaccgtcctcggtgctatcggaaccaccggtctgcatgggctggcaggtagcttagcctgccctgcatccGTGTCTTGTCAGAACGCCCTTGGTGTTTCtccttcgggtgcagctccaggcagggccgtggtccctcagcccacaggatgcagcagaccaagctctcccagccgatccaacaccaactctcccagccatcaaacgaaatcaacgatcacagacataattcttcaaaggatgacacaaactcagatgcagacgtagacatggataaagacactgcattgtCGGAACTTggggaggccgccacaaatgtgagtTCGCGCCACCATTTTCCCACCAACCACGCCTATATTTACCTAATGAGGTAAATATAGGTATGGTATACAATATGGTTTCGCAATGCAAAAGATATTCTTTACAAAAGATACAACAGCGGCTCAGACATGTGTCTCGTTACAAATTAAAGATACTAGCAACAGTGTATAGCAACGGTGGCTCAGACCTGTCTATCAAGGTAATCTCCAAAGGTGGGGGCTAATTCCCATAAACGCAGAGCCCGGTAACCTATGTCACCACTagcactaaccctaaccccacggTTCAACATAAGATTTTCCCCCCACTTACCCCCAAGCAAGTAGACCAGAGTTTTACTTGCCCCATGTATATTCTTACTTGCCTGGGAAAAAAACACTTTTCCATAAAACTGTTAATTTATTAATTGTATATACATCAATGGTTCGTCCAAACGAACTGATTCATTTTCTTCTTAgaacattttctctctctctctctctctctctctctctctctctctctctctctctctctctctctctctctctctctctctctctctctctctctctctctccatacatctcaatcaatcaatcaatcaaccaaccaatcaatcaatcaagtaatTACTATCTCTGAGAGGGATGGAGGCTAGCCTCATAAGAAATTGATGTGTGCCACCTGGGGAGAGAGGGTACTCTAGGGAACCACTCTCTAGCAAGCAGTCACTGCCATAGGCCTGCAGTCGTACAAAGTAGCTTGTATccagctagctagcatgctagtgTGGAGGCTAGCTAAATTAGCTTGGTACTTGCCAGGCTAGAAAGGTGACAACATAGCTAATTTACTGCCAGCCATGTAGCCATTTGTAGATGCTCACATTAATTAACGGGACAAATTAGTTTAGCGATGCCACGGTGAGGCATTTATTGTCTGCGCGCAGCACGCAGAAGCCTACGAGAGCAAGGAGGAAAGAGTATAGAGTTGGTTACACAAGACGATGGCGGAGGATTTGGTGTCAAACGCGCCTATTtgtcaatattttcagatttaaaCCCAATGCTAATATGGAACTTGATAACTTTAATGAAGCAATCTGTGAACTCTAGAGAGGCTTCAGCCTTCTCTGCGACAAGTGAAATCCGACACCACTGCTCTGCGAGAGCCAGTGACTGCTGGAGCACGGATGGACCAAGTCAGAGCAGACGCTTTCAGTTTATAATTGTAGCGTCCGTTGTCAACTAAGTACTGATAATACGTTTAGTATTTTATAaattagtttgtttttgtttttatttttttgatttgaTGAAATCCGACTTCAGGGGCTTGGCCTTAAATGCTTTGATGATTTCATTTGACTCCAAAGTCTctgtaagttccctttcaaacgAAAGCAACGAGAGGCtattgttgcaagtgtaggtgcatataaataacagacagagtcgggctgtgtcgcttagtaacatgtattcaccggctgtgcccataacgcaactgaggcatgttacacagggcaagtatatgtcaatcagtgcccccagggggagctgttggctgcacaacattaccctacaacatctcccttcctttcgtagaatacaataccaaataatataatggatagtattagccattagaacattagtgctcatatcccaatattaaaatagtgcagtggaaatagtgcatcaagaaggaacagcaagtcaatatcaaccaaaacctctgcagaacaataacgacaacatggtagcatcagaacatccacaagaccactgaataagaacattagaagtgaacatcacagtttttgtttcgttttttttttttaatgtccacagtccagtgtgtgtgtgtgtgtgtgtgtgtgtgtgtgtgtgtgtgtgtgtgtgtgtgtgtgtgtgtgtgtgtgtgtgtgcgcgtgtgagcgtgtgtgtgtcaatctcagtacagtgtatgacctagaggtcaagtctttctggaggcttaatctgcctcccgctccgggagaaggcccggccctgtaactcacggcatggtgtggtcacagcctgcgggggagatggcggcgacctcggggctgacaaCCTTGGAGACAttgcagggctgctgacgacttcctccatgctgccctcACTCACATGGCCCCCTtaagctgcacacgcgcccacaggctgctctggtggccgttctgtgtgggctgacggctgtggaggggcaacctctgctggtcggagatcaaccctgttgcgacggtacgtggttccctccacgttgacgagataggaccgcggtcccacctgctacaggcatactcctctcctccatcggcccgtcctgtcacccgggattggtttcatcctgacaggctggccgacgtttagctctggcagatccctcgcagttctgtcatatgtcaacttcgctgcctgatgcttcaccctcagcttgtctgtgaccccagtgatgatctgaggtgctagtagctggtcggccacagggagaagagttctcagcctccgtgacatcagccgttgtgctgggctacagcgcatgtcctcagtgggcatgtttctccagtgtagaaaagccttccaggggtcttcgtcggcccggtctgcttttctgcataggcctttcacaatcttcactgcagactctgctttgccgttagcttttgggtgtctcggggaggacatgacatgttcgaagccccactccctcgcaaacgtccgaaactctccacaatcaaactgacctccgcagtcggaaatgacccggtcagggataccgtaccgtgcaaactgcgccttgcaccttcggatggtcgtttctgccgacaggtctgggagtagatcaatctcccagaagtctgaatagtgatccaccatgagcaggaagtcctgccttgcgtagctgaacaagtccaagtccatgctcaccagttgccagggacgtgtggggagcgggtgtgacatcatagtctctttt from Lampris incognitus isolate fLamInc1 chromosome 8, fLamInc1.hap2, whole genome shotgun sequence encodes the following:
- the LOC130117144 gene encoding interleukin-1 receptor type 2-like, coding for MKVVGVLAALGTLCSMLPDVSADESPKIVGPDHIQLKVCPGKQLVLDCKAYPNCEDDLTLIYWLVNGSFLEIEFDDGRMTETEESTSEGGAILQRSLMVKNVTSEDFNSTFTCVVTNPAGIAQKYITLESKNNQ